A stretch of DNA from Prochlorococcus marinus str. SB:
ATTCAGGTGTGGTTCATAAAATTGGAGAGGTTCATGATGGTGCTGCAGTAACAGATTGGATGGATCAAGAAAGAGAAAGAGGAATAACTATCACTGCTGCTGCAATATCGACTAGTTGGCAAGATCATAGGATTAATATTATTGATACTCCTGGACACGTTGATTTTACTATTGAAGTTGAAAGATCAATGCGTGTCTTGGATGGAGTCATAGCTGTATTTTGCGCAGTTGGTGGAGTACAGCCTCAATCCGAGACGGTTTGGCGACAAGCAGATAGATATTCCGTTCCAAGAATGGTTTTTGTTAATAAAATGGACAGAACTGGTGCGGATTTTTTAAAGGTTAATAAGCAAATTAAAGATCGATTAAAGGCAAATGCACTTCCAATCCAGTTACCTATTGGGGCTGAAGGTGATCTTACAGGCATTATTGATTTAGTAGCCAACAAAGCATACCTTTACAAAAACGATTTAGGTACTGATATTCAAGAAGCACCAATTCCATCTGACATGGAGGATGAAGCTGCTGAGTGGAGATTAAAGTTAATGGAAAGTGTTGCAGAAAATGATGAAGAGTTAATAGAAATATTTCTCGAAACAGGAGAATTATCTGAAGAACATCTTAAAAAAGGTATTAGGGAAGGGGTTTTAAAACATGGTTTGGTTCCAGTACTATGCGGTTCAGCTTTTAAGAACAAAGGTGTTCAACTTGTATTAGACGCTGTAGTTGATTACTTGCCCGCTCCAGTTGATGTCAAACCAATACAAGGTATTTTGCCAAGTGGCAAAGAAGATGTAAGACCTTCAGATGATAATGCTCCTTTCAGTGCATTAGCTTTCAAAGTGATGTCAGATCCCTATGGGAAATTAACTTTTGTGAGAATGTATTCAGGTGTTCTTTCAAAGGGAAGTTATGTAATGAATTCTACTAAGGATGCTAAAGAGAGAATTTCTAGATTAGTGATTCTTAAGGCTGATGAAAGAGAGGAGGTTGATGAGTTGAGGGCTGGGGATTTAGGAGCTGTATTAGGACTTAAGAACACAACAACTGGTGACACTTTGTGTAACACAGAAGATCCAATAGTTTTGGAAACATTGTTTATTCCTGAACCAGTTATCTCAGTCGCTGTTGAGCCTAAAACTAAGGGCGATATGGAAAAATTATCAAAAGCTTTAACTGCTTTGTCTGAAGAGGACCCAACCTTCAGGGTAAGTACAGATCCTGAGACAAATCAAACTGTTATTGCAGGTATGGGTGAGTTGCACTTAGAAATCCTTGTTGACAGAATGTTAAGGGAATTTAAAGTTGAAGCAAATATAGGAGCTCCACAAGTTTCATATAGAGAAACTATTAGGTCTAGTTCTAAAGGTGAAGGTAAATATGCAAGACAGACTGGAGGTAAAGGTCAATATGGTCATGTCATTATTGAAATGGAACCTGCTGAAGTTGGTAAAGGTTTC
This window harbors:
- the fusA gene encoding elongation factor G gives rise to the protein MARDFPLERVRNIGIAAHIDAGKTTTTERILFYSGVVHKIGEVHDGAAVTDWMDQERERGITITAAAISTSWQDHRINIIDTPGHVDFTIEVERSMRVLDGVIAVFCAVGGVQPQSETVWRQADRYSVPRMVFVNKMDRTGADFLKVNKQIKDRLKANALPIQLPIGAEGDLTGIIDLVANKAYLYKNDLGTDIQEAPIPSDMEDEAAEWRLKLMESVAENDEELIEIFLETGELSEEHLKKGIREGVLKHGLVPVLCGSAFKNKGVQLVLDAVVDYLPAPVDVKPIQGILPSGKEDVRPSDDNAPFSALAFKVMSDPYGKLTFVRMYSGVLSKGSYVMNSTKDAKERISRLVILKADEREEVDELRAGDLGAVLGLKNTTTGDTLCNTEDPIVLETLFIPEPVISVAVEPKTKGDMEKLSKALTALSEEDPTFRVSTDPETNQTVIAGMGELHLEILVDRMLREFKVEANIGAPQVSYRETIRSSSKGEGKYARQTGGKGQYGHVIIEMEPAEVGKGFEFVNKIVGGAVPKEYIGPASNGMKETCESGVLAGYPLIDVKVTLVDGSFHDVDSSEMAFKIAGSMAFKDGVKKCNPVLLEPMMKVEVESPDDFLGSVIGDLSSRRGQVEGQSVDDGLSKVQAKVPLAEMFGYATQLRSMTQGRGIFSMEFANYEEVPRNVAEAIISKNQGNS